One window of Klebsiella quasivariicola genomic DNA carries:
- a CDS encoding NUDIX domain-containing protein — MQTHAPHVRHVRETLLSDNWYTLKKYTFELLRRDGRWQEQSREAYDRGNGAVILLYNREKRTVVLTRQFRFPVFTHGHDGYLIEAAAGLLDNASPEARIVAEAEEETGFRVTRVEPVFTVFMSPGSVTEKLYFFIAEYQADDRQGDGGGLAAEGEDIEVLEWPLARALQAIRDGEIMDAKTIMLLQHLALNADTLLAG; from the coding sequence ATGCAAACACACGCACCGCACGTCCGCCACGTTCGCGAGACGCTGCTCTCTGACAACTGGTACACCCTGAAAAAATACACCTTCGAACTGCTGCGACGGGACGGTCGCTGGCAGGAACAGAGCCGGGAGGCCTATGACCGGGGCAACGGCGCGGTCATTTTACTTTACAACCGGGAAAAGCGGACGGTGGTCCTCACCCGCCAGTTCCGTTTTCCGGTGTTTACTCATGGTCACGACGGATATCTCATTGAGGCGGCCGCCGGGCTGCTGGATAACGCCTCGCCGGAAGCGCGGATCGTTGCCGAAGCGGAAGAGGAGACCGGTTTTCGCGTGACGCGCGTCGAGCCCGTCTTCACCGTCTTTATGAGTCCCGGCTCCGTCACCGAAAAACTCTACTTTTTTATCGCCGAATATCAGGCTGATGACCGGCAGGGCGACGGCGGCGGGCTGGCGGCGGAAGGTGAGGACATTGAAGTGCTGGAGTGGCCGCTGGCGCGGGCGCTGCAGGCCATTCGCGATGGCGAGATCATGGATGCTAAAACGATAATGCTGTTGCAGCATCTGGCACTAAATGCCGATACGCTCCTCGCCGGTTAA
- the rplY gene encoding 50S ribosomal protein L25 has protein sequence MFTINAEVRKEQGKGASRRLRAANKFPAIIYGGEAAPVAIELDHDKVWNMQDKAEFYGEVLTLVVDGKEEKVKVQAVQRHAFKPKLTHIDFVRA, from the coding sequence ATGTTTACTATCAACGCAGAAGTACGTAAAGAGCAGGGTAAGGGTGCGAGCCGCCGCCTGCGCGCAGCTAACAAGTTCCCGGCAATCATCTACGGTGGCGAAGCTGCTCCGGTTGCTATCGAACTGGACCACGACAAAGTATGGAACATGCAGGACAAAGCTGAGTTCTACGGCGAAGTTCTGACCCTGGTTGTTGATGGCAAAGAAGAAAAAGTCAAAGTTCAGGCTGTTCAGCGTCACGCGTTCAAGCCGAAACTGACTCACATCGACTTCGTTCGCGCGTAA
- a CDS encoding DEAD/DEAH box helicase, giving the protein MTFTLRPYQQEAVDATLAWFRRHTEPAAIVLPTGAGKSLVIAELARLARGRVLVLAHVKELVAQNHAKYCALGLEADIFAAGLQRKESHGKVVFGSVQSVARNLDQFRSEFSLLIVDECHRISDDDDSQYQQIIGHLRQVNPQLRLLGLTATPFRLGKGWIYQFHYHGMVRGDEKALFRDCIYELPLRYMIKHGYLTPPERLDMPVVQYDFSRLQPQSNGLFSEADLNHELKKQQRITPHIVSQIVEFAENRKGVMIFAATVEHAREVTGLLPAGQAALITGETPGPERDRIIEAFKAQAYRYLVNVAVLTTGFDAPHVDLIAILRPTESVSLYQQIVGRGLRLAPGKTDCLILDYAGNPHDLYAPEVGTPKGKSDNVPVQVFCPACGFANTFWGKTTADGTLIEHFGRRCQGWFEDDDGHREQCDFRFRFKNCPQCNAENDIAARRCRECDTILVDPDDMLKAALKLKDALVLRCSGMVLQHGGDEKGPWLKITYYDEDGADVSERFRLQTPAQRTAFEQLFIRPHTRTPGVPLRWITPADIVAQQALLRHPDFVVARMKGQYWQVREKVFDYQGRFRRANELR; this is encoded by the coding sequence ATGACTTTTACATTACGCCCCTACCAACAAGAAGCCGTCGATGCCACCCTCGCCTGGTTCCGTCGTCATACCGAGCCAGCGGCCATTGTTCTGCCCACCGGTGCCGGCAAAAGCCTGGTGATCGCCGAGCTTGCCCGGCTGGCCCGCGGACGCGTGCTGGTGCTGGCCCACGTCAAAGAGCTGGTGGCGCAGAACCATGCGAAATACTGCGCCCTTGGCCTCGAGGCTGATATCTTTGCCGCCGGTCTGCAACGTAAAGAGAGCCACGGCAAAGTGGTGTTCGGCAGCGTGCAGTCGGTGGCGCGCAATCTTGACCAGTTTCGCAGCGAATTTTCGCTGCTCATCGTCGATGAATGCCACCGTATCAGCGATGACGACGACAGCCAGTATCAGCAGATCATCGGCCACCTGCGGCAGGTCAATCCCCAGCTCCGGCTGCTCGGCCTGACGGCGACCCCATTCCGCCTCGGCAAGGGATGGATCTATCAGTTCCACTACCACGGGATGGTGCGCGGCGATGAAAAGGCCCTGTTCCGCGACTGCATCTATGAGCTACCGCTGCGCTATATGATTAAGCATGGCTACCTGACGCCGCCGGAACGCCTCGATATGCCGGTGGTGCAGTACGATTTCAGCCGCCTGCAGCCACAGAGCAACGGCCTGTTCAGCGAAGCCGACCTTAACCACGAGCTGAAAAAACAGCAGCGCATTACGCCGCATATCGTCAGCCAGATCGTAGAGTTTGCCGAAAACCGCAAAGGGGTGATGATCTTCGCCGCCACCGTAGAACACGCCCGGGAAGTGACCGGCCTGCTGCCAGCAGGCCAGGCGGCGCTGATCACCGGCGAAACGCCGGGGCCGGAGCGGGATCGGATCATCGAGGCGTTTAAAGCGCAGGCGTATCGCTATCTGGTGAACGTCGCGGTGCTGACCACCGGTTTCGATGCTCCGCACGTCGACCTGATTGCCATCCTCCGCCCCACCGAGTCGGTGAGCCTTTACCAACAAATCGTTGGCCGCGGCCTGCGCCTGGCGCCGGGGAAAACCGACTGCCTGATCCTCGACTACGCCGGCAACCCGCATGACCTGTACGCCCCGGAGGTGGGGACGCCGAAGGGCAAAAGCGACAACGTGCCGGTGCAGGTCTTCTGCCCGGCCTGCGGCTTCGCCAATACCTTCTGGGGCAAAACCACCGCCGACGGTACCTTGATTGAGCATTTTGGCCGCCGCTGTCAGGGCTGGTTCGAGGATGATGACGGCCACCGCGAACAGTGCGACTTCCGCTTTCGCTTCAAGAACTGCCCGCAGTGCAACGCGGAAAACGACATCGCCGCCCGCCGCTGCCGGGAGTGCGACACGATTTTGGTCGACCCGGACGATATGCTGAAGGCGGCGCTAAAGCTGAAGGATGCGCTGGTGCTGCGCTGCAGCGGCATGGTGCTACAGCACGGCGGTGACGAAAAAGGCCCGTGGCTGAAAATCACCTACTACGATGAAGACGGGGCGGACGTCAGTGAGCGCTTCCGTCTGCAGACGCCCGCCCAGCGCACCGCCTTTGAGCAGCTGTTTATCCGCCCGCATACCCGCACCCCGGGGGTGCCGCTGCGCTGGATAACGCCAGCGGATATCGTGGCCCAGCAGGCGCTGCTGCGCCATCCGGACTTTGTCGTCGCCCGGATGAAGGGGCAGTACTGGCAGGTGCGGGAAAAAGTATTCGATTATCAGGGGCGTTTTCGTCGCGCCAACGAGCTGCGTTAA
- the rsuA gene encoding 16S rRNA pseudouridine(516) synthase RsuA produces the protein MRLDKFIAQQLGVSRAIAGREIRGSRVTVDGDIVKDASFKLQPEHEVEYDGNTLTQQNGPRYFMLNKPQGYVCSTDDPDHPTILYFLDEPVAHKLHAAGRLDIDTTGLVLMTDDGQWSHRITSPRHHCEKTYLVALESPLAEGTAALFAKGVQLHNEKDLTKPAVLEVITPTEVRLTISEGRYHQVKRMFAAVGNHVVGLHRERIGDIQLDDSLAPGEYRPLTEAEIASVGAPQPRSKT, from the coding sequence ATGCGACTTGATAAGTTTATCGCTCAGCAACTTGGCGTCAGCCGGGCTATTGCCGGGCGTGAAATCCGCGGCAGCCGCGTTACCGTGGACGGCGACATTGTGAAAGATGCTTCCTTTAAGCTTCAGCCGGAGCACGAGGTGGAGTATGACGGGAACACGCTGACCCAGCAGAACGGCCCGCGTTATTTTATGCTCAACAAGCCGCAGGGGTACGTCTGTTCTACCGACGATCCGGATCATCCGACTATCCTTTATTTCCTCGACGAGCCGGTGGCGCACAAGCTGCACGCCGCCGGGCGCCTGGATATCGATACCACCGGACTGGTGCTGATGACCGACGACGGCCAGTGGTCGCACCGCATTACCTCACCGCGCCACCACTGTGAGAAAACCTATCTGGTAGCGCTGGAAAGCCCGCTGGCGGAAGGGACTGCGGCGCTGTTTGCCAAAGGCGTCCAGCTGCATAACGAAAAAGATCTCACCAAACCGGCGGTACTGGAAGTGATCACCCCGACTGAAGTGCGTCTGACCATCAGCGAAGGCCGCTATCATCAGGTGAAACGGATGTTTGCCGCCGTGGGCAACCACGTGGTTGGCCTGCACCGGGAGCGTATCGGCGATATCCAGCTGGATGATTCGCTGGCGCCGGGTGAATATCGTCCGCTGACGGAAGCGGAAATCGCCAGCGTTGGCGCCCCGCAGCCACGGAGTAAAACGTGA
- a CDS encoding Bcr/CflA family multidrug efflux MFS transporter, with protein sequence MTIKQNSSLGIVFILGLLAMLMPLSIDMYLPALPVIAAQYNVPDGSAQMTLSTYILGFALGQLLYGPMADSLGRKPVILGGTLVFAAAAMACALSQTIDMLIAMRFFHGLAAAAASVVINALMRDIYPKDEFSRMMSFVMLVTTIAPLMAPMVGGAVLVWFSWHAIFWILALVALLASLMIGLFIRETLPADRRQPFHLRTTLGNFATLFRHKRVLSYMLASGFSFAGMFSFLSAGPFVYININHVAPQHFGYYFALNIVFLFLMTMFNSRFVRRVGALRMFRAGLWIQFAMAVWMVVCALLDVGFWSLVIGVAAFVGCVSMVSSNAMAVILDEFPHMAGTASSLAGTFRFGIGAIIGALLSMATFTTAWPMLISIAFCATSSIFFSLYASRRRKIAR encoded by the coding sequence GTGACGATCAAGCAGAATTCTTCTCTGGGAATTGTGTTTATTCTTGGCCTGCTGGCCATGCTGATGCCGCTGTCGATCGATATGTATCTGCCGGCGCTGCCGGTGATCGCCGCGCAGTATAACGTCCCGGACGGCAGCGCGCAGATGACCCTCAGCACCTATATCCTGGGCTTTGCGCTGGGTCAGTTGCTGTATGGCCCAATGGCAGACAGCCTCGGTCGTAAGCCGGTGATCCTCGGCGGGACGCTGGTCTTCGCCGCGGCGGCGATGGCCTGCGCGCTGTCGCAGACCATCGATATGCTGATAGCGATGCGCTTCTTCCACGGTCTGGCGGCCGCGGCGGCCAGCGTGGTGATAAACGCCCTGATGCGCGATATTTATCCGAAAGATGAGTTTTCGCGGATGATGTCCTTTGTCATGCTGGTCACGACCATTGCGCCGTTGATGGCGCCGATGGTCGGCGGTGCGGTGCTGGTCTGGTTTAGCTGGCATGCCATCTTCTGGATCCTCGCGCTGGTGGCCCTGCTGGCATCCCTGATGATCGGCTTGTTTATCCGCGAAACGCTGCCAGCTGACAGGCGTCAGCCGTTCCATCTGCGCACCACGCTGGGCAACTTTGCCACCCTGTTCCGTCACAAGCGGGTGCTGAGCTATATGCTGGCGAGCGGCTTTAGCTTCGCCGGCATGTTCTCTTTCCTCAGTGCCGGGCCTTTCGTCTATATCAATATTAACCACGTCGCGCCTCAGCACTTTGGCTACTATTTTGCGCTGAACATTGTTTTCCTGTTCCTGATGACCATGTTCAACAGCCGGTTTGTGCGGCGGGTGGGGGCGTTGCGCATGTTCCGGGCCGGGCTGTGGATCCAGTTTGCCATGGCGGTATGGATGGTGGTTTGCGCGCTGCTGGACGTCGGCTTCTGGTCGCTGGTGATCGGCGTGGCGGCCTTTGTCGGCTGCGTATCGATGGTGTCGTCTAACGCCATGGCGGTGATCCTCGATGAGTTTCCGCATATGGCCGGCACCGCCTCGTCGCTGGCCGGGACGTTTCGGTTTGGTATTGGGGCGATTATCGGCGCGCTGTTGTCGATGGCGACGTTTACCACCGCGTGGCCGATGCTCATCTCTATCGCTTTCTGCGCTACCAGCTCTATTTTCTTCTCTCTTTACGCTTCCCGCCGGCGGAAAATCGCACGCTAG
- a CDS encoding YejG family protein has protein sequence MNTQQLSIVHRLPQSYRWLAGFAGSRVEPIPQNGAQNENSLVALKLLSPDGEKAWPVMHKLSQALSDIEVDCSVLECEGEPCLFVNMQDEFAATCRLKNFGVAIAEPFSGNNPF, from the coding sequence GTGAATACACAACAACTCTCTATCGTACACCGTCTGCCGCAGAGCTATCGCTGGCTGGCCGGTTTTGCGGGTTCCAGAGTTGAACCGATTCCGCAAAACGGCGCGCAGAACGAGAACAGTCTCGTTGCCCTGAAGTTGCTGAGTCCGGACGGTGAGAAAGCCTGGCCGGTTATGCATAAGCTCAGCCAGGCGTTAAGCGACATCGAAGTCGACTGTTCAGTCCTTGAGTGCGAAGGCGAACCCTGCCTGTTCGTTAACATGCAGGATGAATTCGCCGCCACCTGTCGTCTGAAAAATTTTGGCGTGGCCATCGCCGAGCCCTTCTCCGGCAACAACCCCTTCTGA
- the yejF gene encoding microcin C ABC transporter ATP-binding protein YejF gives MTHPLLAIDNLSIAFRQQGETQTVVHHLSLEVAVGETLALVGESGSGKSISALSVLRLLPTPPASYPSGDIRFHGQSLLHADESTLRGVRGNRIAMIFQEPMVSLNPLHTLEKQLYEVLSLHRGMRKEAARGEILDCLERVGIRQAPRRLADYPHQLSGGERQRVMIAMALLTRPELLIADEPTTALDVSVQAQILQLLRELKQELNMGLLFITHNLSIVRQLADRVAVMQNGRCVEQNECRALFSAPAHPYTQRLLDSEPDGEPVPLVPDAPVLLQADDLNVAFAIRKGILRRVVDQHRVVNGLHFQLRAGETLGLVGESGSGKSTTGLALLRLIPSAGEITFAGQPIQGRNRRQLLPLRRQMQVVFQDPNSSLNPRLTALQIIEEGLRVHQPTLTAAEREQAVILAMQEVGLDPASRQRYPAAFSGGQRQRIAIARALIVKPQLIVLDEPTSSLDKTVQAQILHLLKALQQKHQLAYIFISHDLRVVRALCHQVMVLRQGEVVEQGECQSVFSAPRHEYTRQLLALS, from the coding sequence ATGACCCACCCGCTGTTAGCTATCGACAATCTTTCAATTGCCTTTCGCCAGCAGGGCGAGACGCAGACCGTGGTGCACCATCTGTCGCTCGAGGTCGCGGTCGGCGAAACGCTGGCGCTGGTTGGCGAATCCGGCTCCGGAAAAAGCATCTCCGCCCTGTCGGTGCTGCGGCTGCTCCCCACGCCGCCGGCCAGCTACCCCAGCGGTGATATCCGCTTTCATGGCCAGTCGCTGCTGCATGCTGATGAGTCCACCCTGCGCGGCGTGCGCGGCAACCGGATCGCGATGATCTTTCAGGAGCCGATGGTGTCGCTCAATCCCCTGCATACCCTGGAAAAACAGCTCTACGAAGTGCTGTCTTTGCATCGGGGAATGCGCAAAGAGGCGGCGCGGGGAGAAATCCTCGACTGCCTGGAGCGCGTCGGGATCCGTCAGGCGCCGCGGCGGCTGGCGGACTATCCCCACCAGCTCTCCGGCGGCGAGCGCCAGCGGGTGATGATCGCCATGGCGCTGCTGACGCGCCCGGAGCTGCTGATCGCCGACGAGCCGACCACCGCCCTGGACGTGTCGGTGCAGGCGCAAATCCTGCAACTGCTGCGCGAGCTGAAGCAGGAGCTGAATATGGGGTTGCTGTTTATCACCCATAACCTGAGCATTGTCCGCCAGCTGGCTGACCGGGTAGCGGTGATGCAGAATGGCCGCTGTGTGGAGCAAAATGAGTGTCGGGCGCTGTTCAGCGCGCCGGCCCATCCCTACACTCAGCGCCTGCTGGATAGCGAGCCGGACGGTGAGCCGGTGCCGCTGGTCCCCGATGCCCCGGTGCTGCTGCAGGCGGACGATTTAAACGTGGCGTTCGCCATTCGTAAAGGGATCCTGCGCCGGGTGGTCGATCAGCATCGGGTGGTCAACGGTCTCCATTTTCAACTGCGCGCCGGCGAGACCTTGGGCCTGGTGGGGGAATCGGGATCGGGGAAAAGCACGACCGGCCTGGCGCTGCTGCGTCTGATCCCATCCGCTGGTGAGATAACCTTTGCCGGTCAGCCCATTCAGGGACGTAACCGCCGCCAGCTGCTGCCCCTGCGCCGGCAAATGCAGGTGGTGTTTCAGGATCCGAACTCGTCGCTCAACCCACGACTGACGGCACTACAGATCATTGAGGAAGGATTGCGCGTCCATCAGCCGACGCTGACGGCAGCCGAACGCGAACAGGCGGTGATCCTCGCCATGCAGGAGGTTGGGCTCGACCCGGCCAGCCGCCAGCGCTACCCGGCTGCCTTCTCCGGTGGCCAGCGCCAGCGTATCGCCATCGCCAGAGCGTTGATCGTCAAGCCGCAGCTGATCGTCCTCGACGAGCCGACCTCATCACTGGATAAAACCGTTCAGGCGCAGATCCTGCACCTGCTGAAAGCGTTACAGCAAAAGCATCAGCTGGCCTATATTTTTATCAGTCATGATTTACGCGTAGTGCGGGCGCTGTGTCATCAGGTGATGGTGCTGCGTCAGGGAGAGGTGGTTGAACAGGGCGAGTGCCAGTCCGTCTTCAGCGCACCCCGGCACGAATATACCCGCCAGCTGCTGGCGCTGAGCTGA
- a CDS encoding microcin C ABC transporter permease: protein MSFFSPVNQARWARFRHNRRGYWSLWLFLLLFACSLGANLLANDRPLLVQYQGQLYVPVLKNYTEQTFGGEFATAADYQDPWLRHQLATHGWALWPPVRFGATTINFASTVPFPSPPSASNWLGTDANGGDVLARILYGTRISVLFGLLLTLFSSVLGVLAGAIQGYYGGKIDLWGQRFIEVWSGMPTLFLIILLSSVVQPGFWWLLAITVIFGWMTLVGVVRAEFLRTRNYDYIRAAQALGVSDRQIILRHMLPNAIVATLTFLPFILCSSITTLTSLDFLGFGLPLGSPSLGELLLQGKNNLQAPWLGIAAFLSVAVLLTLLIFIGEAVRDAFDPSKAV from the coding sequence ATGTCTTTTTTCAGTCCCGTTAATCAGGCCCGCTGGGCGCGCTTTCGCCACAACCGCCGCGGCTACTGGTCGCTATGGCTGTTTTTACTTCTCTTCGCCTGCAGCCTCGGCGCCAATCTGCTGGCCAACGATCGCCCGCTGCTGGTGCAGTATCAGGGCCAGCTGTACGTTCCGGTGTTAAAAAACTACACCGAGCAAACGTTCGGTGGTGAGTTTGCCACCGCCGCTGACTATCAGGATCCGTGGCTGAGGCACCAGCTGGCGACTCACGGCTGGGCGTTATGGCCGCCGGTGCGCTTCGGCGCAACGACGATTAATTTTGCCAGCACAGTCCCCTTTCCATCACCCCCCTCGGCCAGCAACTGGCTTGGCACCGACGCCAACGGCGGCGATGTGCTGGCGCGGATCCTCTATGGTACGCGGATCTCAGTGCTCTTCGGCCTGCTGCTGACCCTGTTCTCCAGTGTGCTCGGGGTGCTGGCCGGGGCGATACAGGGTTACTACGGCGGTAAAATCGATCTCTGGGGGCAGCGCTTTATCGAGGTCTGGTCCGGTATGCCCACCCTGTTTCTGATCATCCTGCTCTCGAGTGTCGTGCAGCCTGGCTTCTGGTGGCTGCTGGCGATCACTGTCATTTTTGGCTGGATGACGCTGGTGGGCGTGGTGCGCGCTGAATTTCTCCGTACCCGTAACTACGACTACATCCGGGCGGCGCAGGCGCTAGGGGTCAGCGACCGGCAAATTATCCTGCGGCATATGCTGCCCAACGCGATAGTGGCCACCCTCACCTTCCTGCCTTTTATTTTGTGCAGCTCCATTACCACGCTAACGTCGCTGGATTTTCTCGGCTTCGGCCTGCCGCTGGGCTCTCCGTCTCTCGGCGAGCTGCTGCTGCAGGGAAAAAACAATTTGCAGGCGCCGTGGCTGGGCATTGCCGCGTTTCTCTCCGTCGCCGTACTGCTGACGCTGTTGATTTTTATCGGTGAAGCGGTTCGCGACGCCTTTGACCCGAGTAAGGCGGTGTAA
- a CDS encoding microcin C ABC transporter permease YejB produces MGSYLIRRLLLVIPTLWAIITINFFIVQIAPGGPVDQAIAAIEFGQHGGMPGAGDGGMGASHARTGAGNISEGHYRGGRGLDPEVIAEITHRYGFDKPLHERYLKMLGDYLRFDFGDSLFRSASVLQLIKDSLPVSVSLGLWSTLIIYLVSIPLGIRKAVSNGSRFDIWSSTLIIIGYAIPAFLFAILLIVIFAGGSYFDLFPLRGLVSPNFDTLPWYQKILDYLWHITLPVLATVIGGFAALTMLTKNSFLDEIRKQYVVTARAKGVGEKQILWGHVFRNAMLLVIAGFPATFISMFFTGSLLIEVMFSLNGLGLLGYEATVSRDYPVMFGTLYIFTLIGLLLNIVSDISYTLVDPRIDFEGR; encoded by the coding sequence ATGGGCAGCTACCTGATCCGCCGTTTACTGTTAGTGATCCCCACTCTGTGGGCCATCATCACCATTAATTTTTTTATTGTGCAGATCGCGCCGGGCGGCCCGGTCGATCAGGCCATTGCCGCCATAGAGTTTGGTCAGCATGGCGGGATGCCGGGTGCCGGGGACGGCGGAATGGGCGCCAGCCATGCCCGCACCGGCGCAGGCAATATCAGCGAGGGGCACTATCGCGGCGGGCGCGGCCTCGATCCGGAAGTCATCGCCGAGATCACCCACCGCTATGGTTTCGATAAGCCGCTACATGAGCGCTACCTGAAGATGCTGGGCGATTACCTGCGCTTCGATTTTGGCGACAGCCTGTTTCGTAGCGCCTCAGTACTGCAACTGATCAAAGACAGCCTGCCGGTCTCGGTGAGCCTCGGGCTGTGGAGCACGCTGATTATCTATCTGGTCTCCATTCCGCTGGGCATCCGCAAAGCCGTGAGTAACGGCAGCCGCTTTGACATCTGGAGCAGTACGCTGATTATTATTGGCTATGCGATCCCCGCTTTTCTGTTCGCTATCCTGCTGATCGTGATTTTTGCCGGCGGCAGCTATTTCGACCTCTTCCCGCTGCGCGGTCTGGTCTCACCGAACTTCGACACCCTTCCCTGGTATCAGAAAATCCTCGACTACCTGTGGCACATCACCCTGCCGGTGCTGGCGACGGTGATCGGCGGCTTTGCCGCCCTGACCATGCTGACCAAAAACAGCTTCCTCGACGAGATCCGCAAACAGTATGTGGTCACCGCCCGCGCCAAAGGCGTCGGTGAGAAACAGATCCTCTGGGGACATGTGTTCCGCAACGCCATGCTGCTGGTGATCGCCGGCTTCCCGGCCACTTTTATCAGCATGTTTTTTACCGGTTCGCTGCTGATCGAAGTGATGTTCTCGTTGAATGGCCTGGGGCTGTTGGGCTATGAAGCGACGGTTTCCCGCGACTATCCGGTGATGTTCGGCACGCTCTATATTTTCACCCTGATTGGCCTGCTGCTGAATATCGTCAGCGATATCAGCTATACGCTGGTCGACCCGCGCATTGATTTTGAGGGCCGCTAA
- a CDS encoding extracellular solute-binding protein, whose amino-acid sequence MYARLFLILLAVLSLSAKAKTIQESVAFAIIGEPKYAAGFSHFDYVDPRAPKGGTLTLAAIGTFDNFNRYALRGNPAVRTEALYDTLFTTSDDEPGSYYPLIAERARYAGDYSWMEIALNPRARFHDGTPITARDVAFTFNKFMTEGVPQFRLFYKGTTVKAIAPLTVRIDLGQPGKENMLSLLTLPVMPEAFWRDHKLSDPLSKPPLASGPYRISAWRMGQYITYSRVADYWAADLPVNRGRWNFDTLRYDYYLDDNVAFEAFKAGGVDRREETVAKNWATRYVGRNFSRGYIIKDEHANTSAQDTQWLAFNIQRPVFADRRVRQAITLAFDFEWMNKALFYSAYQRANSYFQNTDYAARGLPDAAELALLTPMKNELPPELFSQVYQPPVSRGDGFDRDNLLKADALLNAAGWTVKNQRRVNASGKPLRFELLMPAGGNDRWVLPFQHNLQRLGIVMDIRQVDNSQYSNRRRSRDYDMMPSLWRAMPWPGTDLQISWASDYIHSSYNAPGVQSPVVDKLIAQILQWQGNKEKLLPLGRALDRVLTWNNYMLPMWYMAQDRTAWWNKFSFPATRPVYSSGLDTWWYDAKKAATLPADRR is encoded by the coding sequence ATGTATGCGCGCCTCTTTCTGATTCTGCTTGCTGTATTGAGCCTGAGCGCTAAAGCGAAAACCATTCAGGAAAGCGTCGCCTTCGCGATTATTGGTGAACCCAAATACGCCGCTGGTTTCAGCCATTTTGATTATGTCGATCCCCGGGCGCCAAAAGGCGGCACCCTCACCCTGGCGGCGATCGGCACCTTTGACAACTTCAACCGTTATGCGCTGCGCGGTAATCCTGCCGTACGCACGGAGGCGCTCTACGATACTCTGTTCACCACCTCGGATGATGAACCAGGCAGCTACTATCCGCTGATAGCCGAGCGGGCGCGCTACGCCGGAGATTATTCATGGATGGAGATCGCCCTCAACCCGCGCGCCCGTTTTCATGACGGCACGCCGATCACCGCCCGCGATGTCGCTTTTACCTTCAATAAGTTTATGACTGAAGGGGTGCCGCAGTTCCGCCTGTTTTATAAAGGCACTACCGTCAAAGCCATCGCGCCGTTGACCGTGCGTATTGACCTCGGCCAGCCCGGTAAGGAGAACATGCTGAGCCTGTTGACCCTGCCGGTGATGCCGGAGGCGTTCTGGCGCGATCACAAACTCAGCGACCCGTTGTCAAAACCGCCGCTGGCCAGCGGACCCTACCGCATCAGCGCCTGGCGAATGGGGCAATACATTACCTATTCCCGGGTCGCCGACTACTGGGCGGCCGACCTGCCGGTCAACCGCGGACGCTGGAACTTCGATACGCTGCGCTATGACTATTATCTTGACGATAACGTCGCTTTTGAAGCCTTTAAAGCCGGGGGCGTCGACCGCCGGGAAGAGACCGTCGCCAAGAACTGGGCCACCCGCTATGTTGGTCGCAACTTCAGCCGCGGCTACATCATTAAAGATGAGCATGCCAACACCTCAGCACAGGATACCCAGTGGCTGGCGTTCAATATTCAGCGCCCGGTTTTTGCCGATCGCCGGGTGCGGCAGGCCATAACTCTGGCGTTTGATTTTGAATGGATGAACAAAGCGCTGTTTTACAGCGCCTATCAGCGCGCCAACAGCTATTTCCAGAATACCGACTATGCCGCCCGCGGCCTGCCCGACGCGGCCGAACTGGCGCTGCTAACGCCGATGAAAAATGAACTCCCGCCCGAGCTTTTCAGCCAGGTTTACCAGCCACCGGTCTCCCGGGGCGATGGCTTCGACCGCGATAACTTACTTAAAGCCGACGCCCTGCTCAATGCCGCAGGCTGGACGGTGAAGAACCAGCGCCGGGTTAACGCCAGCGGCAAGCCGCTGCGCTTTGAGCTGCTGATGCCGGCCGGGGGCAATGACCGCTGGGTGCTGCCGTTTCAGCACAACCTGCAGCGTCTGGGGATCGTTATGGATATCCGCCAGGTCGATAACTCGCAGTACAGCAACCGCCGCCGCAGCCGCGATTACGACATGATGCCGAGCCTGTGGCGCGCCATGCCCTGGCCTGGCACCGACCTGCAAATCTCCTGGGCATCCGACTACATTCATTCCAGCTACAACGCCCCCGGCGTGCAAAGCCCGGTGGTGGATAAACTGATAGCGCAGATCCTGCAGTGGCAGGGTAATAAGGAGAAGTTGCTCCCCCTGGGACGGGCGCTCGACCGTGTGCTCACCTGGAATAACTACATGTTGCCGATGTGGTATATGGCACAGGACCGCACCGCATGGTGGAATAAATTCTCTTTTCCCGCGACCCGTCCTGTTTATTCATCCGGCCTCGATACCTGGTGGTATGACGCGAAAAAAGCGGCCACCCTTCCCGCGGACAGACGCTAA